A window of Citrus sinensis cultivar Valencia sweet orange chromosome 7, DVS_A1.0, whole genome shotgun sequence contains these coding sequences:
- the LOC102613191 gene encoding protein ROLLING AND ERECT LEAF 2 isoform X2, protein MKLCVCAKLGGDLSNKQWIQESSLSTTTATELEKTPSHSSYPSPSPSHVNEVSDSPLHNEESPSPKNSDMSFSYMRTAKTEAVTIRVNTNDGVRGYVEDEALETAIPPPPPPPPFFESGTWDYFDTSDQCDSFSFVGMNDGFQSESEEVLQSKNGGVIDNVIERKGKWANVGSDSTSEYGEASVRPESGLKDFEMAKSSVARQDASDRTVECSVSNGNPVNSWGVQVRPGHVERNANVGNVALEQSSSKREKTVGEKDVCAEREDPSEFITHRAKDFLSSIKDIEHRFFRASESGREVSRMLESNKIRVGFSEIKGSSSASDVLAAFQLVCCRGRAAPVSHEPVRHVTKVITWKRTTSSRSSSSRNPLAGAARDDVSDSGSDFVEEFCMIAGSHLSTLERLFAWERKLYDEVKACESLRKEYDRKCNQLRHQFAKDHSSQVIDKTRAIVKDLHSQIRVGLRSVDSISRRIEKMRDEELHPQLVELIQGMTRMWKAMLECHHAQYITISLAYHSRSSTGTPQGNTRKQILAQLLEEVECFGLSFADWFNSLASYVESINAWLQNCILQPRERCKNRRPFSPRRVVAPPIFVLCRDWSVGIKALPSVELSNDIKSFLSDLRHLMEQQAEQQLEKLKLTDANKAEPEGKDDEKNDDVSSNLSCIHAGLTKVLDRLNKFSEASVKMYEDVKQKSEAARVTYAKCKPPGV, encoded by the exons ATGAAGCTTTGCGTTTGTGCAAAGCTAGGAGGAGATTTATCAAACAAGCAATGGATTCAAG AGTCATCTTTATCAACAACCACAGCTACTGAGCTTGAGAAAACGCCATCACATTCATCATATCCATCACCGTCACCTTCACATGTTAATGAAGTATCTGATTCACCGTTGCACAATGAGGAAAGCCCTAGTCCTAAGAATAGTGACATGAGTTTTAGTTATATGAGAACTGCAAAGACTGAGGCTGTGACTATAAGGGTGAATACAAATGATGGTGTTAGGGGTTATGTTGAGGATGAGGCTTTGGAGACGGCTAtcccgccgccgccgccgccgccgccttTTTTTGAGTCTGGCACTTGGGATTATTTTGATACTAGTGACCAATGTGATAGCTTTAGTTTTGTGGGTATGAATGATGGGTTCCAATCGGAGTCTGAGGAGGTGCTACAGTCAAAAAATGGAGGGGTTATTGATAATGTGATAGAGAGAAAGGGGAAGTGGGCAAATGTTGGTTCAGATAGTACTAGTGAATATGGCGAAGCATCTGTAAGGCCTGAATCAGGGctaaaagattttgaaatggCTAAAAGTTCAGTGGCTCGACAGGATGCTAGTGATCGAACCGTGGAATGTAGTGTTAGTAATGGAAATCCCGTTAACTCATGGGGAGTTCAAGTGAGGCCGGGGCATGTGGAGCGAAATGCCAATGTTGGAAATGTTGCACTTGAACAGTCAAGTTCGAAGAGAGAGAAGACAGTGGGGGAGAAAGATGTGTGTGCAGAAAGAGAGGACCCTTCGGAGTTCATTACTCATAGAGCTAAGGATTTTCTTTCGAGCATTAAGGATATAGAGCACCGTTTCTTCCGAGCATCTGAATCTGGCAGGGAAGTATCCCGGATGCTCGAGTCAAACAAAATCAGGGTCGGATTTTCAGAGATAAAAG gGAGTTCATCTGCTTCAGATGTTTTGGCAGCTTTCCAACTTGTTTGCTGCAGAGGAAGAGCTGCACCAGTTTCCCATG AACCCGTACGGCATGTTACAAAGGTCATTACTTGGAAGCGAACAACATCTTCTAGGTCATCTTCATCAAGGAATCCACTGGCAGGAGCAGCAAGAGATGATGTTAGTGACAGTGGAAGTGATTTTGTTGAAGAATTCTGTATGATTGCTGGAAGCCATTTGTCCACCCTGGAAAGACTATTTGCATGGGAAAGAAAACTTTATGATGAAGTAAAG GCCTGTGAATCTCTCAGGAAGGAGTATGATCGGAAGTGTAACCAGCTTAGGCACCAGTTTGCAAAGGATCATAGTTCGCAGGTAATTGACAAGACCAGGGCAATTGTTAAGGACCTACATTCACAGATCAGAGTCGGACTTCGCTCTGTTGATTCCATATCCAGGCGAATTGAGAAAATGAGAGATGAAGAGTTGCATCCACAACTTGTAGAGCTGATCCAGGG GATGACGAGAATGTGGAAGGCCATGCTTGAGTGCCACCATGCACAATATATCACCATCTCCTTGGCATATCATTCAAGGAGCTCAACAGGAACTCCTCAGGGGAATACACGCAAGCAAATTTTGGCTCAGCTACTGGAGGAGGTTGAATGCTTTGGCTTGAGCTTTGCAGACTGGTTCAACAGCCTCGCATCTTATGTAGAATCTATTAACGCGTGGCTGCAAAATTGCATTCTGCAACCACGAGAGCGTTGCAAGAACAGGAGGCCATTTTCCCCTCGTCGAGTTGTGGCCCCACCTATATTTGTGTTATGCCGTGATTGGTCAGTTGGGATCAAAGCTTTGCCTTCCGTGGAACTTAGTAATGACATCAAAAGTTTCTTATCTGATCTGCGCCATTTGATGGAGCAACAAGCAGAACAGCAACTGGAGAAACTGAAACTCACTGATGCAAACAAGGCAGAACCAGAGGGCAAAGATGATGAGAAAAATGATGATGTCTCATCAAACCTGAGCTGCATACACGCCGGCTTGACAAAAGTTCTTGATCGACTGAACAAATTTTCTGAGGCATCAGTGAAAATGTACGAGGATGTTAAACAGAAAAGTGAAGCGGCTCGAGTCACGTATGCGAAGTGCAAGCCACCTGGTGTTTAA
- the LOC102613191 gene encoding protein ALTERED PHOSPHATE STARVATION RESPONSE 1 isoform X1 → MGLASSKGDKNEALRLCKARRRFIKQAMDSRYGLAAAHVSYIQSLKNIGIALRRYAEAEVLIESSLSTTTATELEKTPSHSSYPSPSPSHVNEVSDSPLHNEESPSPKNSDMSFSYMRTAKTEAVTIRVNTNDGVRGYVEDEALETAIPPPPPPPPFFESGTWDYFDTSDQCDSFSFVGMNDGFQSESEEVLQSKNGGVIDNVIERKGKWANVGSDSTSEYGEASVRPESGLKDFEMAKSSVARQDASDRTVECSVSNGNPVNSWGVQVRPGHVERNANVGNVALEQSSSKREKTVGEKDVCAEREDPSEFITHRAKDFLSSIKDIEHRFFRASESGREVSRMLESNKIRVGFSEIKGSSSASDVLAAFQLVCCRGRAAPVSHEPVRHVTKVITWKRTTSSRSSSSRNPLAGAARDDVSDSGSDFVEEFCMIAGSHLSTLERLFAWERKLYDEVKACESLRKEYDRKCNQLRHQFAKDHSSQVIDKTRAIVKDLHSQIRVGLRSVDSISRRIEKMRDEELHPQLVELIQGMTRMWKAMLECHHAQYITISLAYHSRSSTGTPQGNTRKQILAQLLEEVECFGLSFADWFNSLASYVESINAWLQNCILQPRERCKNRRPFSPRRVVAPPIFVLCRDWSVGIKALPSVELSNDIKSFLSDLRHLMEQQAEQQLEKLKLTDANKAEPEGKDDEKNDDVSSNLSCIHAGLTKVLDRLNKFSEASVKMYEDVKQKSEAARVTYAKCKPPGV, encoded by the exons ATGGGATTAGCAAGCTCAAAAGGTGACAAAAATGAAGCTTTGCGTTTGTGCAAAGCTAGGAGGAGATTTATCAAACAAGCAATGGATTCAAGGTATGGACTTGCAGCTGCTCATGTATCTTACATTCAGTCTCTTAAAAATATTGGCATTGCTCTAAGGAGGTATGCTGAAGCTGAGGTTTTGATAGAGTCATCTTTATCAACAACCACAGCTACTGAGCTTGAGAAAACGCCATCACATTCATCATATCCATCACCGTCACCTTCACATGTTAATGAAGTATCTGATTCACCGTTGCACAATGAGGAAAGCCCTAGTCCTAAGAATAGTGACATGAGTTTTAGTTATATGAGAACTGCAAAGACTGAGGCTGTGACTATAAGGGTGAATACAAATGATGGTGTTAGGGGTTATGTTGAGGATGAGGCTTTGGAGACGGCTAtcccgccgccgccgccgccgccgccttTTTTTGAGTCTGGCACTTGGGATTATTTTGATACTAGTGACCAATGTGATAGCTTTAGTTTTGTGGGTATGAATGATGGGTTCCAATCGGAGTCTGAGGAGGTGCTACAGTCAAAAAATGGAGGGGTTATTGATAATGTGATAGAGAGAAAGGGGAAGTGGGCAAATGTTGGTTCAGATAGTACTAGTGAATATGGCGAAGCATCTGTAAGGCCTGAATCAGGGctaaaagattttgaaatggCTAAAAGTTCAGTGGCTCGACAGGATGCTAGTGATCGAACCGTGGAATGTAGTGTTAGTAATGGAAATCCCGTTAACTCATGGGGAGTTCAAGTGAGGCCGGGGCATGTGGAGCGAAATGCCAATGTTGGAAATGTTGCACTTGAACAGTCAAGTTCGAAGAGAGAGAAGACAGTGGGGGAGAAAGATGTGTGTGCAGAAAGAGAGGACCCTTCGGAGTTCATTACTCATAGAGCTAAGGATTTTCTTTCGAGCATTAAGGATATAGAGCACCGTTTCTTCCGAGCATCTGAATCTGGCAGGGAAGTATCCCGGATGCTCGAGTCAAACAAAATCAGGGTCGGATTTTCAGAGATAAAAG gGAGTTCATCTGCTTCAGATGTTTTGGCAGCTTTCCAACTTGTTTGCTGCAGAGGAAGAGCTGCACCAGTTTCCCATG AACCCGTACGGCATGTTACAAAGGTCATTACTTGGAAGCGAACAACATCTTCTAGGTCATCTTCATCAAGGAATCCACTGGCAGGAGCAGCAAGAGATGATGTTAGTGACAGTGGAAGTGATTTTGTTGAAGAATTCTGTATGATTGCTGGAAGCCATTTGTCCACCCTGGAAAGACTATTTGCATGGGAAAGAAAACTTTATGATGAAGTAAAG GCCTGTGAATCTCTCAGGAAGGAGTATGATCGGAAGTGTAACCAGCTTAGGCACCAGTTTGCAAAGGATCATAGTTCGCAGGTAATTGACAAGACCAGGGCAATTGTTAAGGACCTACATTCACAGATCAGAGTCGGACTTCGCTCTGTTGATTCCATATCCAGGCGAATTGAGAAAATGAGAGATGAAGAGTTGCATCCACAACTTGTAGAGCTGATCCAGGG GATGACGAGAATGTGGAAGGCCATGCTTGAGTGCCACCATGCACAATATATCACCATCTCCTTGGCATATCATTCAAGGAGCTCAACAGGAACTCCTCAGGGGAATACACGCAAGCAAATTTTGGCTCAGCTACTGGAGGAGGTTGAATGCTTTGGCTTGAGCTTTGCAGACTGGTTCAACAGCCTCGCATCTTATGTAGAATCTATTAACGCGTGGCTGCAAAATTGCATTCTGCAACCACGAGAGCGTTGCAAGAACAGGAGGCCATTTTCCCCTCGTCGAGTTGTGGCCCCACCTATATTTGTGTTATGCCGTGATTGGTCAGTTGGGATCAAAGCTTTGCCTTCCGTGGAACTTAGTAATGACATCAAAAGTTTCTTATCTGATCTGCGCCATTTGATGGAGCAACAAGCAGAACAGCAACTGGAGAAACTGAAACTCACTGATGCAAACAAGGCAGAACCAGAGGGCAAAGATGATGAGAAAAATGATGATGTCTCATCAAACCTGAGCTGCATACACGCCGGCTTGACAAAAGTTCTTGATCGACTGAACAAATTTTCTGAGGCATCAGTGAAAATGTACGAGGATGTTAAACAGAAAAGTGAAGCGGCTCGAGTCACGTATGCGAAGTGCAAGCCACCTGGTGTTTAA
- the LOC102614278 gene encoding ethylene-responsive transcription factor RAP2-4-like gives MAAAIDMYNSSRSISDPFREELMKALEPFMNIASSNCSSSSGFSSSSYSSYSPTTSSEANFFYPDGYNLCSPSYDTPMFSQGLMSFEQQPISSLGLNHLTPSQILQIQAQINFQQQQQQQVASLASRASISSPKSNLLSPKAVPMKHVSNAQVAKPTKLYRGVRQRHWGKWVAEIRLPKNRTRLWLGTFDTAEEAALAYDQAAYKLRGEFARLNFPHLKHHGAHVTGEFGDYKPLHASVDAKLQAICQNLALNNNVQKQTSKQQQQQQQEAETKPVLLPATAANIKVENTSATSLSSPTPDHSLSDAGSSSPESDISFLDFNDTKWETEMDAFGLEKYPSVEIDWEAIRKLSEF, from the coding sequence ATGGCAGCAGCTATAGATATGTACAATAGCAGCAGGAGCATCTCAGATCCTTTCAGGGAAGAGTTGATGAAAGCACTTGAACCTTTTATGAACATTGCTTCTTCcaattgttcttcttcttctggtttctcatcttcttcttaCTCTTCTTACTCTCCAACCACTTCTTCAGAAGCCAACTTTTTTTACCCTGATGGTTATAACCTTTGCTCCCCATCATATGACACCCCTATGTTTTCTCAAGGGTTGATGAGTTTTGAGCAGCAACCAATTAGTTCTCTTGGGCTAAATCATCTCACCCCTTCTCAGATTCTCCAAATCCAAGCCCAAATCAACTTccaacaacagcagcagcagcaagtAGCTTCTCTAGCCTCAAGAGCGTCCATTTCAAGTCCAAAAAGCAACTTGCTCAGCCCAAAAGCAGTCCCAATGAAGCATGTCAGCAACGCTCAAGTTGCCAAGCCAACAAAGCTTTACAGGGGTGTGAGACAGAGGCACTGGGGCAAATGGGTTGCTGAAATAAGACTCCCCAAGAACAGAACCAGGCTTTGGCTTGGCACTTTTGATACAGCTGAAGAAGCAGCTTTGGCCTATGACCAAGCTGCTTATAAGCTAAGAGGAGAGTTTGCAAGACTCAATTTCCCGCACCTCAAGCATCATGGAGCTCATGTCACTGGTGAATTTGGTGATTACAAGCCTCTTCATGCTTCCGTTGATGCAAAATTGCAAGCCATCTGCCAAAACTTGGCTCTTAACAACAACGTGCAGAAACAAACATccaagcagcagcagcagcagcagcaggagGCTGAAACAAAACCAGTGTTGTTACCAGCTACTGCTGCTAACATAAAGGTTGAGAACACATCAGCAACTTCATTATCATCACCAACACCAGATCATTCATTATCTGATGCTGGCTCATCATCACCAGAATCTGACATATCTTTCTTAGACTTCAATGACACCAAGTGGGAAACTGAAATGGATGCTTTTGGCTTGGAGAAATACCCTTCTGTGGAAATTGATTGGGAAGCTATTAGAAAATTATctgagttttaa
- the LOC102613988 gene encoding uncharacterized protein LOC102613988: MSGDNFTDGLKKTRPVLGDMTNLPSKRGFSSISGDGFAKNKENESGNSAFAKKVCLQVENLVKDMSGKGKSEVDGSEKISSLLKNKQCCGALPSSGRENVVSVVSKAKDKNNEMPDLGVTIAHNFMEHGDALRDNCLSSVSIPMCSKKDIDGERIGSDTTGDDVGDEELVAKQVCNDKDVGAGRLVSSKFGSIEWSRLPKSQGSRSFELERCSVLKDDGCANLSAGSDLLKDCSCSFCSKAAYIWADLHYQDIKGRIAVVKKSQRDASFLVQKWGRAKDSEIPDHGNSNKSTKLESELMSKWRSLFLHMEGIFGHESNELQAGYVSLKDLRENCKMDLERTTGMPSDNQ, translated from the exons ATGAGTGGAGATAATTTCACAGACGGGTTAAAAAAGACCCGACCCGTTTTGGGCGACATGACGAACCTGCCTAGTAAACGAGGgttttcatcaatttcagGCGATGGTTTTGCTAAGAATAAGGAAAATGAGAGTGGTAATTCGGCGTTTGCCAAGAAAGTTTGCTTGCAAGTTGAAAATTTGGTGAAGGACATGAGTGGTAAGGGCAAATCTGAAGTTGATGGGAGTGAAAAGATTTCGTCtttgttgaaaaataaacagTGCTGTGGTGCTTTGCCTTCTAGTGGTCGAGAAAATGTTGTGTCCGTCGTGTCTAAGGCtaaggataaaaataatgagatGCCTGATTTAGGTGTTACAATAGCTCATAATTTTATGGAACATGGTGATGCATTAAGGGATAATTGTTTGTCTAGTGTTTCAATACCAATGTGCTCTAAGAAAGATATTGATGGCGAGAGGATTGGTTCGGATACTACAGGCGATGATGTTGGTGATGAAGAATTAGTAGCTAAGCAGGTTTGCAATGATAAAGATGTTGGTGCTGGGAGATTGGTCTCAAGCAAATTTGGGTCTATTGAGTGGTCGAGGTTGCCAAAGTCTCAGGGTTCTCGATCGTTTGAGTTGGAGAGATGCTCAGTGCTCAAGGATGATGGTTGTGCGAATTTGAGTGCAGGTTCTGACTTGCTCAAAGATTGCTCTTGCTCTTTTTGCTCGAAag cTGCTTATATCTGGGCTGATCTCCATTATCAGGACATCAAGGGTCGAATAGCTG TGGTAAAGAAGAGTCAGAGAGATGCAAGTTTCTTGGTTCAAAAATGGGGCAGGGCAAAGGATTCTGAAATTCCTGACCATGGTAACTCTAACAAATCGACAAAACTAGAATCTGAACTCATGAGTAAGTGGAGGTCACTCTTTCTTCACATGGAAGGCATATTTGGTCACGAAAGCAATGAACTT CAAGCTGGTTATGTCTCGCTGAAAGACTTGAGAGAGAATTGCAAGATGGATCTAGAGAGGACTACTGGGATGCCTTCAGACAATCAGTAG
- the LOC102613688 gene encoding acyl-coenzyme A oxidase 2, peroxisomal has product MNPSNQSPNHTAEDESQAVVTRRIQRLSLHLMAISAQNYDLCIVSCSSRGKLEVDKAQLSRYMRGKHREIQERVFEYFNSRPDLQTPVEILKDDHRELCWRQLLGLVREAGIKPFKYVAEDPAQYFAIAEAVGSVDMSLGIKMGVQYSLWGGSVINLGTKKHRDKYYDGIDNLDYPGCFAMTELHHGSNVQGLQTVATFDPIKDEFIINTPNDGAIKWWIGNAAVHGKFATVFAKLMLPTHDSKGYSDMGVHAFIVPIRDMKTHQTLPGIEIHDCGHKVGLNGVDNGALRFCSVRIPRDNLLNRFGDVSRDGKYTSSLPTINKRFAATLGELVGGRVGLAYSSVGVLKIAATIAIRYSLLRQQFGPPRKPEVSILDYQSQQHKLMPMLASTYAFHFATANLVEKYSEMKKTHDEQLVGDVHALSAGLKSYVTSYTAKSLSVCREACGGHGYAAVNRFGSLRNDHDIFQTFEGDNTVLLQQVAGDLLKQYKEKFQGGPLTVTWNYLRESMNAYLSQPNPVTARWEGEEHLRDPKFQLDAFRYRTSRLLQSVAVRLRKHSKTLGSFGAWNRCLNHLLTLAESHIESVILAKFIEAVQNCPDPSSRAALKLVCDLYALNRIWNDIGTYRNVDYVAPNKAKAIHKLTEYLSFQVRNIAGELIDAFDLPDYVTRAPIARQSDAYAYYTQIVGF; this is encoded by the exons ATGAACCCCTCAAATCAGTCTCCCAATCACACGGCCGAGGATGAATCTCAGGCGGTCGTCACACGCCGCATCCAACGGCTGAGCTTACACCTGATGGCCATATCAGCTCAGAATTATGATCTTTGTATAGTTTCTTGCAGCAGCAGAGGAAAGCTTGAGGTTGACAAGGCGCAGTTATCTCGTTATATGAGAGGAAAGCACAGGGAGATACAAGAGAGAGTGTTCGAGTACTTTAACTCGAGGCCTGATTTGCAAACCCCAGTTGAGATTTTGAAGGATGATCACAGAGAGCTTTGTTGGAGACAGCTTCTTGGGCTTGTCAGGGAGGCTGGCATTAAGCCTTTTAAGTATGTTGCTGAAGATCCTGCTCAGTATTTTGCCATAGCTGAGGCTGTGGGGAGTGTTGACATGTCTTTAGGCATCAAGATGGGAGTGCAATACAG TCTTTGGGGAGGCTCTGTAATCAACTTAGGAACCAAAAAGCACAGAGACAAGTATTATGATGGTATTGACAATTTGGACTACCCGGGTTGTTTTGCTATGACAGAACTCCATCACG GCTCCAATGTTCAAGGCCTTCAAACAGTTGCAACATTTGATCCCATCAAAGACGAATTCATAATCAACACACCCAATGATGGAGCTATTAAATGGTGGATTGGTAATGCTGCAGTTCATGGCAAGTTTGCCACTGTTTTTGCCAAGTTGATGTTGCCAACTCATGACTCAAAAGGATATTCAGATATGGGTGTCCACGCCTTCATTGTTCCAATTAGAGATATGAAGACCCACCAGACACTTCCAGGAATTGAAATACATGATTGTGGCCACAAGGTTGGTCTAAATGGAGTAGACAATGGAGCTTTGAGATTCTGTTCTGTAAGAATTCCTAGAGATAATCTTCTTAATCGATTTGGAGATGTTTCAAGGGATGGAAAATACACAAGCAGCCTTCCAACCATAAATAAACGATTTGCTGCTACTCTAGGAGAACTTGTTGGTGGGAGAGTTGGCCTTGCATATTCTTCAGTTGGTGTCCTGAAGATTGCTGCAACAATTGCCATTCGATATTCTTTATTGCGCCAACAATTCGGTCCTCCCAGGAAGCCTGAAGTCAGCATTCTTGATTATCAGTCTCAGCAGCACAAGCTTATGCCAATGCTAGCTTCCACTTATGCATTCCATTTTGCAACTGCTAACTTGGTAGAGAAATATTCAGAGATGAAAAAAACTCATGACGAGCAATTGGTTGGTGATGTCCATGCTTTATCTGCAGGCCTCAAGTCTTATGTGACTTCTTATACTGCAAAGTCATTGAGTGTTTGCAGGGAAGCTTGCGGAGGTCATGGTTATGCTGCTGTCAACAGATTTGGTAGCCTGAGGAATGATCATGACATTTTCCAGACTTTTGAGGGTGACAACACAGTTCTTTTACAACAG GTGGCAGGTGATCTCTTGAAACAGTATAAGGAGAAGTTTCAAGGTGGGCCACTAACTGTTACAtggaattacttgagagaatccatGAACGCCTATCTTTCTCAGCCAAATCCTGTAACTGCTCGTTGGGAAGGTGAAGAGCACTTACGGGATCCTAAGTTCCAATTGGATGCCTTTAGA TACCGAACATCTCGATTACTTCAAAGTGTTGCGGTCCGTTTGCGCAAGCACTCTAAAACCCTTGGAAGCTTTGGTGCTTGGAATAGATGCTTAAACCATCTTCTCACGCTCGCAGAATCCCATATAGAATCTGTCATCCTTGCAAAGTTTATTGAAGCTGTGCAGAA CTGCCCTGATCCTAGCTCTCGAGCTGCTCTGAAACTGGTCTGCGATCTTTATGCCTTGAACCGAATCTGGAATGACATTGGAACATACCGTAATGTTGACTATGTGGCCCCTAACAAGGCGAAG GCAATTCACAAGCTCACAGAATACTTGAGTTTCCAAGTGAGGAATATTGCTGGTGAACTTATAGATGCATTTGATCTTCCAGACTATGTTACAAGGGCACCAATTGCCAGGCAATCAGATGCTTATGCTTATTACACACAGATTGTTGGATTCTGA